In Planctomycetaceae bacterium, a single genomic region encodes these proteins:
- a CDS encoding MFS transporter: protein MTRILIVTMLESFAGILVQRGIFFYSKEHLAFTKVDNLWLALATGAPYVLGALASHPLSRRLGERRLLLLLLVGQILSLVPIIAAPHATTLFICGAVFSILVGVKWPLVESYVSAGLEPSRQFQAVGVFNITWSGAVPLALAAAGLLIWAAPWALFVAALAVFALNLLPTLGLPAVPVHLPDDHPQRPDGATLGRYRSLLTASRALLVSSYCLMWILAAVLPDILIESLGISLLLAPALAALPDLMRLGMFILLTVRSQWHGRVWPLVVAAAAMPIGFLAIMSSRGLGMVLGGEIVFGLAIGMVYYAALYYALASKNASVEAGGAHEALIGAGFIFGPTACLIGIYLSSGGAMSVLTGTVTGVGPLILATTVMAAWPLLKLRGR, encoded by the coding sequence ATGACCAGAATTCTTATCGTCACAATGCTGGAGAGCTTCGCCGGGATCCTCGTCCAGCGGGGCATCTTCTTTTACAGCAAAGAGCATCTGGCTTTCACCAAGGTCGACAATCTCTGGCTCGCCTTGGCCACCGGCGCCCCATACGTGCTGGGGGCGCTGGCCAGTCACCCGCTTTCGCGCCGCCTGGGTGAGCGGCGGCTGTTGTTGCTGCTGCTGGTCGGGCAGATCCTCTCCCTCGTGCCGATTATCGCCGCACCGCACGCGACAACGCTTTTCATCTGTGGCGCCGTCTTCAGCATTCTCGTCGGCGTCAAGTGGCCGCTGGTGGAAAGCTACGTCAGTGCCGGCCTCGAGCCCTCCCGGCAGTTCCAGGCCGTCGGCGTCTTCAACATCACGTGGTCCGGCGCGGTCCCGCTGGCACTGGCGGCCGCAGGGTTGCTGATCTGGGCTGCCCCGTGGGCGCTGTTCGTGGCGGCGCTGGCGGTCTTCGCCCTCAACCTGCTGCCGACGCTGGGTCTGCCCGCCGTGCCCGTGCATCTGCCCGACGACCACCCGCAGCGCCCCGACGGCGCGACGCTGGGGCGATACCGCTCGCTGCTGACGGCCAGCCGCGCCCTGCTGGTCAGCAGCTACTGCCTGATGTGGATCCTCGCGGCGGTGCTTCCGGATATCCTCATCGAGTCGCTGGGCATCAGCCTGCTGCTGGCCCCGGCGCTGGCGGCGTTGCCGGACCTGATGCGCCTGGGCATGTTCATTCTTCTGACGGTCCGGTCACAATGGCACGGGCGCGTGTGGCCGCTCGTGGTCGCCGCGGCCGCGATGCCCATCGGGTTCCTGGCCATCATGAGCAGCCGGGGGCTGGGCATGGTGCTCGGCGGCGAGATCGTGTTCGGCCTGGCGATCGGGATGGTCTACTACGCGGCGCTCTACTACGCCCTGGCGAGCAAGAACGCCTCGGTAGAAGCCGGCGGGGCGCACGAGGCGCTGATCGGCGCGGGATTCATCTTCGGGCCCACGGCTTGCCTGATCGGAATCTACCTCTCCTCCGGCGGCGCGATGAGCGTGCTGACGGGCACCGTCACCGGCGTGGGACCGCTGATCCTGGCGACAACCGTCATGGCTGCCTGGCCGCTGCTGAAACTTCGCGGCCGCTGA
- a CDS encoding cobyric acid synthase yields the protein MPPRGKCLAVLGTGSDVGKSIVVTALCRIFRNMGLRVAPFKAQNMSNNSYVTLDGGEMGRAQVVQAQAAGLEPTVDMNPVLLKPSADIHAQVIVHGKAVGVSSAADYFADTDALFAASRQSLDRLRDRYDLVVMEGAGSCAEVNLRPRDFVNFRMAAAGEAPVLLVADIDRGGVFAQIVGTLDVIPPQDRSAVAGVIINRFRGDARLFDDGMAWLSERTGVPMLGLVPFFYHVQIDSEDGMPLDTLIDPPAGPVSGRINIAVIRLPHISNFTDFGPLQREGVVNLHYLARPRRLIGYDLVILPGAKNVRSDLEWMRQVGWDAAIKSYLQAGGRLGGVCGGYQMLGATIADPGGVEGPPGQTAGLGVLDLQTTLAADKTLTRTAGVWRRLGQRVDGYEIHMGVTQPPAAMEGAVEIDTRNGKASPGLDGCISADGKIWGTYLHGLFDVVEFRRAFLRELCPHLGDQFAAESSQSIAAFRESQYDLLAEHFRKHLDMDRLSAIVGL from the coding sequence ATGCCCCCGCGCGGAAAATGCCTGGCGGTTCTGGGGACCGGGTCGGATGTCGGCAAGAGCATCGTCGTGACGGCCCTGTGCCGGATCTTCCGAAACATGGGGCTGCGCGTGGCGCCGTTCAAGGCCCAGAACATGTCGAACAATTCTTACGTCACCCTCGACGGCGGCGAAATGGGCCGCGCCCAGGTCGTCCAGGCCCAGGCCGCCGGGCTCGAGCCCACCGTCGACATGAACCCGGTGCTGCTCAAGCCCTCGGCTGACATCCACGCCCAGGTCATCGTGCATGGCAAAGCCGTCGGCGTCAGCAGCGCGGCAGACTACTTCGCCGACACCGATGCGCTCTTTGCGGCCTCGCGGCAAAGCCTCGACCGCCTGCGCGACCGGTACGACCTGGTGGTGATGGAAGGCGCCGGCTCGTGTGCCGAAGTGAACCTGCGCCCGCGCGACTTCGTAAACTTCCGGATGGCCGCGGCGGGCGAGGCGCCGGTGCTGCTGGTGGCCGACATCGACCGCGGCGGCGTCTTCGCGCAGATCGTCGGAACGCTGGACGTGATCCCGCCGCAGGACCGCTCTGCCGTGGCGGGCGTGATCATCAACCGCTTCCGCGGCGACGCGCGGCTGTTCGACGACGGCATGGCCTGGCTGAGCGAGCGCACGGGCGTGCCGATGCTGGGCCTGGTGCCGTTCTTCTACCACGTGCAGATCGATTCCGAAGACGGCATGCCGCTGGACACGCTGATCGACCCGCCGGCAGGACCGGTCAGCGGGCGGATCAATATCGCCGTGATCCGCCTGCCGCACATCTCGAACTTTACCGACTTTGGCCCGCTACAGCGCGAGGGCGTGGTGAACCTGCACTACCTGGCCCGGCCGCGGCGGCTGATCGGGTACGACTTGGTGATTCTGCCCGGGGCCAAGAATGTGCGCAGCGATCTGGAATGGATGCGCCAGGTCGGTTGGGACGCGGCGATCAAAAGCTATTTGCAAGCGGGCGGGCGCCTCGGCGGCGTGTGCGGCGGCTACCAGATGCTCGGGGCGACCATCGCTGACCCCGGCGGCGTGGAAGGCCCGCCCGGACAGACCGCGGGCCTGGGCGTGCTGGACCTTCAGACAACTTTGGCCGCCGACAAGACGCTCACGCGCACGGCGGGGGTGTGGCGACGCCTGGGCCAGCGCGTGGACGGGTACGAGATCCACATGGGCGTCACGCAGCCTCCCGCCGCGATGGAGGGGGCTGTGGAGATCGACACCCGCAATGGCAAGGCCTCGCCCGGCCTCGACGGCTGCATCAGCGCCGATGGGAAGATCTGGGGCACCTATCTGCACGGGCTGTTCGACGTGGTCGAGTTCCGCCGCGCGTTTCTGAGGGAACTGTGCCCGCACCTGGGCGATCAGTTCGCAGCGGAGTCGTCGCAGTCGATCGCCGCGTTCCGCGAAAGCCAGTACGATCTGCTGGCCGAGCATTTCCGCAAGCACCTGGACATGGACCGCCTGTCGGCGATCGTGGGGCTTTGA
- a CDS encoding ABC transporter ATP-binding protein, which translates to MSGQSHVLEARGLSFQYRPDQPPVLEDISINAAAGRLLALLGPNGSGKTTLLRCLLGWLRPQGGSIRLDGKELTKYSRKALARVMAYVPQFPTSAFAFTVSELVLMGRFAHVGVLGLAAKQDRNVARAAMEMTDTLAFADRTLGELSGGEAQRVMIARALAQQPQVLLLDEPTSNLDIKHQLKIHQMMQRLAHDWEMAVVCVSHDVNLAAQFADELVLMRGGRVVADGKAGDVVRSDVLAQTYGVDIRLIDVPGRAVPIVTAE; encoded by the coding sequence ATGAGCGGCCAATCGCACGTGCTCGAGGCGCGCGGGCTGAGCTTTCAGTACCGCCCGGACCAGCCGCCGGTGCTGGAGGACATCAGCATCAACGCCGCCGCCGGGCGGCTGCTGGCGCTGCTGGGGCCTAACGGCTCGGGCAAGACCACGCTGCTGCGGTGCCTGCTGGGGTGGCTGCGCCCCCAGGGCGGGTCGATCCGCCTGGACGGCAAGGAGCTCACGAAGTATTCGCGCAAGGCCCTGGCCCGCGTCATGGCGTACGTGCCGCAGTTCCCGACCTCGGCGTTCGCCTTCACCGTCAGCGAACTGGTGCTCATGGGGCGCTTCGCCCACGTCGGCGTGCTGGGCCTGGCTGCCAAACAGGACCGCAACGTCGCCCGCGCGGCCATGGAGATGACCGACACGCTGGCCTTCGCCGATCGCACGCTGGGCGAGCTGTCCGGCGGCGAGGCGCAGCGCGTCATGATCGCCCGGGCGCTGGCCCAGCAGCCCCAGGTCCTGCTGCTCGACGAGCCCACCAGCAACCTCGACATCAAGCACCAGCTAAAAATCCACCAGATGATGCAGCGCCTCGCCCACGACTGGGAGATGGCCGTCGTCTGCGTCAGCCACGACGTGAACCTCGCCGCTCAGTTCGCCGACGAACTGGTCCTCATGCGCGGCGGGCGCGTCGTCGCCGACGGCAAGGCCGGCGACGTCGTCCGCAGCGACGTGCTCGCCCAGACCTACGGCGTGGATATCCGCCTGATCGACGTTCCCGGCCGGGCCGTGCCCATCGTGACGGCGGAGTGA